The proteins below come from a single Mucilaginibacter mali genomic window:
- a CDS encoding tetratricopeptide repeat protein, which produces MMNNRKIIFSVVVLLFTTSFTFGQSEKLKGVVNSLAFYRKQQDLKYLANAKKSVDSLIKTKSDSADLEKNVYKALVYTSIVYTDSLNKLGNPPNFFLQTVRLVDDLDKKKKIYKYQAEMNYAKRCLANAYLRRGFIQMRISDYTNALRVFKIAQTYAPSFREINAYIAYANNKTGNIQEAAKCYTILLNTDTIKAEYIDAAASTYKAIGDTAKALQILQKGRKLLPGDRTFLLEEANIYNNRKDYSALAPLLPQLLDDNPNNADIAFIAANCYDRLNEYDRAESMYLHTIDLNSTFYDPVFNLGLLYLKTSSLKKDANANNDLKRAAQWLEKANEISPGDAKCLQLLQIAYTRQGNTEQLNKVNNKLKQLTNE; this is translated from the coding sequence ATGATGAACAACCGTAAAATCATTTTTTCGGTAGTTGTTTTACTGTTTACTACATCCTTTACTTTCGGCCAGTCTGAAAAGTTGAAGGGGGTGGTAAACAGTTTAGCATTTTATAGGAAGCAGCAAGACCTGAAGTATTTGGCCAATGCCAAAAAATCGGTTGATAGCTTAATTAAAACCAAATCAGATTCGGCAGATCTGGAGAAGAACGTATACAAGGCCTTGGTTTACACCAGCATTGTATATACCGACTCGCTGAACAAACTTGGTAATCCGCCAAATTTCTTTCTGCAAACCGTTCGCCTGGTGGATGATTTGGATAAAAAGAAGAAGATCTATAAGTACCAGGCCGAGATGAATTACGCCAAACGCTGCCTGGCCAATGCTTATTTAAGGCGGGGTTTTATCCAAATGCGTATTTCTGACTATACTAACGCATTGAGAGTGTTTAAGATAGCGCAAACTTACGCGCCATCCTTCAGGGAGATAAACGCCTATATCGCTTATGCTAATAATAAAACGGGTAATATCCAGGAGGCTGCAAAGTGTTATACCATCCTGCTAAATACCGATACGATAAAAGCCGAGTACATTGATGCCGCAGCCAGTACCTATAAAGCGATAGGGGATACCGCCAAAGCCCTTCAGATCTTGCAAAAGGGGAGGAAGTTGCTCCCGGGCGACCGTACTTTTTTACTGGAGGAAGCCAATATTTACAACAATCGTAAAGATTATAGTGCATTAGCCCCTTTATTGCCTCAACTGCTTGACGATAATCCAAATAATGCTGATATTGCGTTTATAGCGGCTAACTGCTACGATCGTTTAAACGAATATGACAGGGCGGAATCTATGTATTTGCATACCATAGATCTGAACAGTACATTTTACGATCCGGTTTTTAATCTTGGCTTATTATACTTAAAAACCAGTTCCTTAAAAAAGGACGCAAACGCGAACAATGATCTGAAAAGGGCCGCGCAATGGCTGGAAAAGGCCAATGAAATATCGCCGGGCGATGCAAAATGCCTGCAACTTTTGCAGATCGCGTATACCAGGCAGGGAAACACAGAACAGTTAAACAAGGTAAATAATAAATTAAAACAGTTAACCAACGAATAA
- the gyrA gene encoding DNA gyrase subunit A translates to MAEDNENENSHKEDRIIPINIDEEMRSAYIDYSMSVIVSRALPDVRDGLKPVHRRVLYGMLDLGLNNNKPYKKSARIVGEVLGKYHPHGDTSVYDAMVRMAQDWSLRYPFVEGQGNYGSLDGDQPAAMRYTEARLQKIAEEMLADINKDTIDFQLNFDDSLEEPTVLPSKIPNLLVNGASGIAVGMATNMAPHNLTEVINATLALIDDRNIEVTELMKHIKGPDFPTGGIIYGYDGAKEAFLTGRGRIVIRARAEIEVYNGDRERIVVSEIPYQVNKALMIERTAELVNDKKIEGISSIRDESNREGIRVVYEIKRDANALIVLNNLYKYTSLQTSFSINNIALVHGRPMLLNLKDLIHHFVEHRHEVVVRRTKYELAEAEKRAHILEGLLIALDHLDQVIALIRGSNTPEEARDGLMTQFGLSEIQARAILDMTLRRLTGLERDKIKDEYAALMETINYLKSILADEGLRYQIIKTELTEMRDKYGDERKTEMVHSSAEMNTEDFIEDENVVITISREGYIKRTSLTEYRRQGRGGKGAIGSNSRDEDFIEHLFIASNHNYMLFFTEAGRCFWLRVFEIPEGTRTSKGRAIQNIINIPKEEKIKAYIKLTSLKDQEYLENNFIIMCTAKGVIKKTSLEAYSRPRANGINAININEGDTLLEASLTTGSSEIVMALKSGRAIRFNESTVRPMGRTATGVRGISLDSEQDEVVGMISIDNPETTVLVVSEKGYGKRTDIEDYRVTNRGGKGVKTISITEKTGKLVAIKGVTDEEDLMIINKSGIIIRIAVSELRTMGRATQGVRLITLKGDDEIASVAKIEREEEEEKPEGEGLENGTTEGGEADSNQGGSNTQPEPPAEDQE, encoded by the coding sequence ATGGCTGAAGATAACGAAAACGAAAATTCGCATAAAGAAGACAGGATAATCCCCATAAATATTGATGAAGAAATGCGATCTGCCTACATTGATTATTCAATGTCGGTTATCGTATCAAGGGCGCTGCCCGATGTTCGCGATGGTTTAAAACCGGTGCACAGGCGTGTACTTTACGGTATGTTAGACCTGGGCCTGAACAATAACAAACCCTATAAAAAATCGGCCCGTATTGTGGGTGAGGTACTCGGTAAGTACCATCCGCACGGTGATACCTCTGTATACGACGCCATGGTGCGTATGGCGCAGGACTGGAGCCTTCGCTACCCATTTGTTGAAGGACAGGGTAACTACGGATCGCTTGACGGTGACCAACCGGCGGCGATGAGGTATACCGAGGCAAGACTGCAAAAAATAGCCGAAGAAATGCTGGCGGATATCAATAAAGATACCATTGATTTCCAGCTGAACTTCGACGACTCGTTAGAGGAGCCAACCGTATTGCCGAGCAAGATCCCTAACCTGCTGGTTAACGGCGCTTCGGGTATCGCGGTAGGTATGGCCACCAACATGGCCCCGCACAACTTAACCGAAGTAATTAATGCTACGCTGGCTTTAATTGACGACCGCAACATTGAGGTTACCGAGCTGATGAAGCACATTAAAGGCCCGGATTTCCCTACAGGCGGCATCATTTATGGTTACGATGGCGCTAAAGAAGCTTTCTTAACCGGCCGTGGCCGTATTGTCATCCGCGCCCGTGCCGAAATTGAAGTATACAATGGTGACCGTGAGCGTATTGTAGTTAGCGAGATCCCTTACCAGGTGAACAAGGCGCTGATGATTGAGCGTACCGCCGAACTGGTGAATGATAAAAAGATAGAAGGTATCTCATCAATCCGCGATGAATCTAACCGCGAAGGTATCCGGGTGGTATATGAAATAAAACGTGATGCCAACGCGCTGATTGTACTGAATAACCTGTATAAATATACTTCGCTGCAAACCTCGTTCAGTATCAATAACATCGCCCTGGTGCATGGCCGCCCGATGCTGCTGAACCTGAAAGACCTGATCCATCACTTTGTTGAGCACAGGCACGAGGTAGTTGTACGCCGTACCAAATACGAATTGGCCGAAGCCGAAAAGCGCGCGCATATCCTGGAAGGCTTACTGATAGCCTTAGATCACTTAGACCAGGTAATCGCCCTGATCCGTGGATCGAATACGCCGGAAGAAGCACGTGATGGCTTAATGACCCAATTTGGTTTATCTGAGATACAGGCACGCGCCATTTTAGATATGACCCTTCGCCGGTTAACGGGTCTGGAGCGTGATAAGATCAAGGATGAGTACGCAGCATTGATGGAGACGATCAATTACCTGAAGTCGATATTAGCCGACGAAGGCTTGCGTTACCAGATCATCAAGACCGAGCTGACCGAGATGCGCGATAAATACGGTGATGAGCGTAAAACCGAAATGGTACACTCATCAGCAGAAATGAACACCGAAGATTTCATCGAGGATGAAAACGTGGTGATTACGATCTCACGCGAGGGTTATATTAAGCGTACCTCGTTAACGGAATACCGTCGCCAGGGCCGTGGTGGTAAGGGAGCTATCGGCAGTAACAGCCGTGATGAGGACTTCATCGAGCACCTGTTCATTGCATCGAACCACAACTACATGTTGTTCTTCACCGAAGCGGGCCGCTGTTTCTGGTTAAGGGTATTTGAAATTCCGGAAGGCACACGTACTTCTAAAGGCCGCGCTATCCAAAATATCATCAATATCCCTAAAGAAGAGAAGATAAAGGCATACATCAAACTGACATCGTTAAAAGACCAGGAATACCTGGAGAATAACTTTATCATTATGTGTACTGCCAAAGGTGTTATCAAGAAGACATCTTTAGAAGCGTACTCCCGTCCGCGTGCAAACGGTATCAACGCCATCAATATTAACGAGGGCGATACCCTGTTGGAAGCAAGCCTGACCACCGGCAGCAGCGAGATCGTTATGGCGCTGAAATCGGGCCGTGCCATCCGCTTTAACGAATCGACCGTACGCCCAATGGGCCGTACCGCTACCGGCGTGCGTGGTATCTCGCTTGACAGTGAGCAGGACGAGGTTGTTGGTATGATCAGTATAGATAACCCCGAAACTACCGTACTGGTGGTATCAGAAAAAGGTTACGGCAAACGTACTGATATTGAGGATTACCGCGTTACCAACCGTGGTGGCAAGGGTGTTAAAACCATCAGCATAACCGAAAAAACAGGCAAACTTGTTGCCATAAAAGGTGTTACTGATGAGGAAGACCTGATGATCATCAACAAATCGGGTATTATTATTCGTATAGCCGTAAGCGAACTGAGAACAATGGGCCGCGCCACACAGGGCGTACGCCTGATCACACTGAAAGGTGATGATGAAATTGCATCGGTAGCAAAAATTGAACGCGAAGAGGAAGAAGAAAAACCGGAAGGAGAGGGCCTTGAAAATGGCACAACCGAAGGGGGAGAGGCTGACAGCAATCAAGGTGGCAGTAATACCCAGCCAGAACCTCCTGCTGAAGATCAAGAATAA
- the hemF gene encoding oxygen-dependent coproporphyrinogen oxidase → MISKEQITADYKQIQDEICAALEHLDGKAGFEEEIWERDGGGGGRTRVIQNGNILEKGGVNFSAVHGELSDVVKRSLKVEQNDFFATGISIVIHPNHPMVPIIHMNIRYFEMPSSFADGQQPVRWFGGGIDLTPHYVFDEDARFFHQHLKGTCDKYNAGFYPRFKQWADDYFYIKHRQETRGIGGIFYDKLVSTDDLAWTDIFEFSKSLGRSFIDIYTELVNRNRDKSYTDQQKEWQYLRRSRYAEFNLVYDAGTKFGLETNGRIESILMSLPPTAKWLYNFQPEDGSEEARTLSLLKKGINW, encoded by the coding sequence ATGATATCTAAAGAACAGATCACCGCCGATTATAAACAAATCCAGGACGAAATTTGCGCCGCGCTTGAGCATTTAGATGGTAAAGCCGGCTTTGAAGAAGAAATTTGGGAGCGTGATGGCGGTGGCGGCGGTCGTACCCGGGTAATTCAGAATGGTAACATCCTCGAAAAGGGTGGTGTTAACTTCTCTGCCGTGCACGGCGAATTGTCCGATGTGGTAAAACGATCGTTAAAGGTTGAGCAGAACGATTTTTTCGCGACCGGTATTTCTATTGTGATCCATCCAAATCACCCGATGGTGCCCATCATCCACATGAATATCCGTTATTTCGAAATGCCATCATCATTCGCTGATGGTCAGCAACCGGTACGCTGGTTTGGTGGCGGTATCGACCTGACCCCACATTATGTTTTTGATGAAGACGCACGTTTTTTTCACCAACACCTGAAAGGTACCTGCGATAAATATAACGCGGGCTTCTACCCACGCTTTAAGCAATGGGCCGATGACTACTTCTACATTAAACATCGCCAGGAAACACGCGGTATCGGAGGTATATTTTATGATAAACTGGTATCCACAGATGATTTGGCCTGGACGGATATCTTCGAATTTTCAAAATCGTTAGGCCGTTCGTTTATCGATATCTACACCGAACTGGTAAACCGTAACCGCGATAAATCGTACACTGACCAGCAGAAGGAATGGCAATACCTGCGCCGCAGCCGTTATGCCGAATTTAACCTGGTATATGATGCTGGCACCAAATTCGGGTTGGAAACCAATGGCCGCATCGAATCGATACTGATGAGCTTGCCGCCAACCGCCAAATGGCTGTATAACTTTCAACCTGAAGATGGGAGCGAAGAGGCCCGCACTTTATCATTACTAAAAAAAGGCATCAACTGGTAA
- a CDS encoding MFS transporter, whose amino-acid sequence MTTPTSASANRNMIFLVLVASLGYFVDIYDLLIFSIVRVKSLTDIGVAPADLKAQGTFIINVQMFGLLLGGILWGIVGDKLGRIKVLFGSILLYSIANFVNGFVTDVNMYATIRFFAGVGLAGELGAGITLVSETMSKEKRGYGTMIVAVVGLFGAVLANIIAKHFGWQKAYFVGGGLGIVLLLLRVGTFESGMFKNAEKSDVKRGDFFSLFTNGKRFLKYLYCILIGAPLWYVVGVLVTLSPEFGKALGAKDVLNAGDGVLYTYIGISVGDLFAGILAQITKSRRLTMMIFLLLSVVTAVIYLSSQGVTAGQFTWICFFMGCSVGYWATFVTIASEQFGTNLRATVTTTVPNFVRGSLIPINGIFAFFSAKYGMINSGYIVMILLTIIALFSLSQLKETFGKDLNYVEGAS is encoded by the coding sequence ATGACAACACCAACTTCCGCCAGTGCCAATCGCAACATGATATTTTTAGTGCTGGTAGCCTCGCTGGGCTATTTTGTTGATATTTACGATCTGCTTATCTTCTCTATCGTTCGTGTAAAAAGCTTAACTGATATCGGCGTCGCCCCGGCCGATCTGAAGGCTCAGGGGACATTCATCATTAACGTACAAATGTTTGGCCTGTTACTGGGCGGCATATTGTGGGGAATTGTTGGCGATAAGCTGGGCCGTATTAAGGTATTGTTCGGGTCGATATTGCTGTATTCCATTGCCAATTTTGTAAACGGCTTTGTAACCGATGTAAATATGTATGCTACCATCCGCTTTTTTGCAGGCGTTGGTTTAGCAGGTGAATTGGGCGCCGGGATAACCCTGGTAAGTGAAACCATGAGCAAAGAAAAGCGAGGCTACGGCACCATGATTGTAGCTGTAGTTGGTTTATTTGGCGCTGTACTGGCTAATATCATCGCAAAGCATTTCGGCTGGCAAAAGGCGTATTTTGTGGGTGGGGGATTAGGGATTGTATTGTTATTACTGCGTGTTGGTACGTTCGAATCGGGCATGTTTAAAAATGCCGAGAAATCGGACGTTAAGCGCGGCGATTTCTTCAGCCTGTTTACTAATGGTAAGCGCTTTTTAAAATATCTATATTGTATATTAATAGGCGCGCCGCTTTGGTATGTGGTAGGGGTACTGGTTACGTTATCGCCCGAATTTGGCAAGGCCCTGGGCGCTAAGGATGTTTTAAATGCCGGCGATGGGGTGCTGTACACCTATATCGGCATCTCTGTAGGCGATCTGTTTGCCGGCATACTGGCACAGATCACCAAATCGCGTAGGCTAACCATGATGATCTTCCTTTTATTATCGGTAGTTACCGCTGTCATCTATTTAAGTTCGCAAGGGGTAACCGCCGGCCAGTTTACCTGGATCTGCTTTTTTATGGGTTGTAGTGTGGGTTATTGGGCTACTTTTGTTACCATCGCTTCCGAGCAATTCGGCACCAATTTACGGGCGACAGTTACTACCACCGTACCCAACTTTGTGCGCGGCTCGCTGATACCAATCAATGGGATATTCGCCTTCTTTTCGGCTAAATATGGAATGATCAACAGTGGGTATATTGTAATGATACTGCTGACTATTATTGCGCTATTCTCCTTAAGTCAATTAAAGGAGACCTTTGGCAAGGACCTGAATTATGTAGAGGGTGCAAGTTAA
- a CDS encoding cold-shock protein has product MKTGKVKWFNTQKGFGFIITEEGKDLFVHFKDVLGGVNAIKDNDTVEYDVEEGRKGLQAVKVKKI; this is encoded by the coding sequence ATGAAAACTGGAAAAGTAAAATGGTTTAACACGCAAAAAGGCTTCGGCTTTATCATCACCGAAGAAGGAAAGGACCTTTTTGTGCATTTTAAAGATGTATTGGGCGGAGTTAACGCTATCAAGGATAATGATACCGTTGAATACGATGTGGAGGAAGGCAGAAAAGGATTACAGGCCGTAAAAGTGAAAAAGATATAA
- a CDS encoding menaquinone biosynthetic enzyme MqnA/MqnD family protein, whose product MDKVKISAVSYTNTQPFIYGITHSDIIDQIDLSLDIPADCAQKLIDNQVDIGLIPVAATVNMPYWEIVSDYCIGANGPVNSVFIFSNCEIHEVKTLQLDPESRSSNNLARVLLKNHWQVTPQLIVNAPDYAHSDDPDTAFVQIGDRTFDKKGKYAYTYDLAEVWKEFTGLPFVFAAWIANKPIPQEFTAEFSKALKHGLDNRKTVIANLPARADFDLDDYLMHKLDFDLDADKVKALHLFIDYIKKLN is encoded by the coding sequence GTGGATAAAGTAAAAATATCGGCGGTTAGTTATACTAACACGCAGCCTTTTATATATGGTATTACCCATAGCGATATTATTGATCAAATAGACCTGAGTCTTGACATCCCGGCTGATTGTGCCCAAAAGTTGATCGATAACCAGGTTGATATCGGCCTGATCCCGGTTGCCGCTACCGTAAATATGCCCTATTGGGAAATTGTTTCCGATTACTGTATCGGCGCTAATGGCCCGGTTAACTCGGTATTTATTTTTAGCAATTGCGAGATTCACGAGGTGAAGACTTTACAACTTGATCCGGAATCGCGTTCATCTAACAACCTTGCCCGCGTTTTGCTAAAAAATCATTGGCAAGTAACACCACAACTGATTGTTAATGCACCTGATTATGCCCATTCGGATGATCCGGACACGGCCTTTGTGCAAATAGGCGACCGCACCTTCGATAAAAAAGGAAAATACGCCTATACATATGACCTGGCCGAAGTTTGGAAGGAATTTACCGGCCTTCCTTTTGTATTTGCCGCCTGGATAGCCAATAAACCCATTCCGCAAGAATTTACAGCTGAGTTTAGCAAAGCTTTAAAACATGGTTTAGATAACCGAAAAACCGTTATTGCCAATTTACCCGCCCGTGCTGATTTTGACCTTGATGACTACTTAATGCACAAACTGGATTTTGATCTGGATGCTGATAAGGTTAAAGCCCTGCATTTGTTTATTGATTACATAAAAAAGCTTAATTGA
- a CDS encoding histidine phosphatase family protein, whose amino-acid sequence MTKTLYIVRHGQTDLNKQGIVQGRGMDTDLNAEGRLQANLFYDSYKDVSFDKIYISELKRTQQSIQQFIDKGIPYEKLAGLDELAWGIYEGKESTPETKAAFLKAVRNWTAGELDFKFENGESPNEVQARQKEAMATIMSHSEEHTVLICMHGRAMRLLLCLLNDLPLTRMEDFPHQNLVLYKVIHDGSKFEIVDFNNSIHLKNH is encoded by the coding sequence ATGACCAAGACACTATATATTGTACGCCACGGACAAACAGATTTAAATAAACAGGGAATAGTGCAGGGGAGAGGTATGGATACCGATCTGAATGCTGAGGGCCGTTTGCAGGCAAATTTGTTTTACGATTCGTACAAGGACGTATCTTTTGATAAGATCTACATCTCCGAACTTAAGCGCACCCAGCAAAGCATACAGCAATTTATAGATAAGGGTATCCCTTACGAGAAATTAGCCGGGCTTGACGAACTGGCCTGGGGAATTTACGAGGGCAAGGAAAGCACGCCTGAAACTAAGGCCGCGTTTTTAAAAGCAGTACGCAACTGGACGGCCGGCGAACTGGACTTTAAATTTGAGAACGGCGAAAGCCCTAACGAGGTACAAGCGCGCCAAAAAGAAGCCATGGCCACTATTATGAGCCATAGTGAAGAGCACACCGTACTGATTTGCATGCATGGCCGCGCTATGCGATTATTGCTATGCCTGCTTAATGATTTGCCGTTGACCCGGATGGAGGATTTTCCGCATCAAAACCTGGTGCTTTATAAGGTGATTCACGATGGCAGTAAGTTCGAGATCGTTGATTTTAACAATTCTATTCATTTAAAAAATCATTAA
- the mqnE gene encoding aminofutalosine synthase MqnE has product MDVSDKFRVLLNGANLLPELKHIAEKVLHGQRITFDEGVLLYEKGELGYLGILANHIREQKHGDKTYFNRNFHIEPTNLCVYDCKFCSYSRLIKERSQGWEYTMEDMLGMIAKYDDEPVTEVHIVGGVLPQYDMPFYMELFSRIKEHRPELHVKALTPVEYHYIFKKAKVDYATGMRMMKESGLESMPGGGAEIFHPEIRDQIARDKCTGDQWLQIHEEWHKLGMRSNATMLYGHIEEYKHRVDHMEQLRWLQDRTGGFQTFIPLKFRNKDNQMSNIAETSVVEDLRNYAIARIYLDNFDHIKAYWAMISRTTAQLSLNFGVDDIDGTLDDTTKIYSMAGAEEQHPAMSTRELVELIKQAGRHPIERDTLYNVVTDYNEYEFPNQAKPQFYKLPVIN; this is encoded by the coding sequence ATGGATGTATCAGATAAATTCCGGGTGTTGCTGAATGGTGCAAATCTTTTACCCGAATTAAAACACATCGCCGAAAAGGTACTCCACGGTCAGCGCATTACATTTGATGAAGGTGTTTTGCTTTATGAGAAAGGGGAATTAGGATATTTAGGCATCTTGGCCAACCATATCCGCGAGCAGAAGCATGGCGATAAAACTTACTTCAACCGCAACTTCCATATCGAGCCTACTAACCTGTGTGTTTACGATTGCAAATTTTGCTCCTACTCGCGCTTAATTAAGGAGCGCTCGCAAGGTTGGGAGTATACCATGGAGGATATGCTGGGCATGATCGCCAAATACGATGATGAGCCGGTTACCGAGGTACATATTGTCGGCGGTGTGTTGCCACAATATGATATGCCTTTTTATATGGAGCTTTTCAGCCGGATAAAGGAGCATCGCCCTGAGTTACATGTAAAGGCATTAACCCCGGTTGAATATCACTACATTTTTAAAAAAGCTAAGGTAGATTATGCCACCGGCATGCGCATGATGAAAGAATCGGGCCTGGAAAGTATGCCCGGTGGTGGCGCCGAGATATTCCATCCCGAAATACGCGACCAGATAGCCAGGGATAAATGCACCGGCGACCAATGGTTGCAAATTCACGAGGAATGGCATAAACTGGGTATGCGGTCAAACGCTACGATGCTGTACGGACATATAGAAGAATACAAACATCGCGTCGACCACATGGAGCAGCTACGCTGGTTACAGGACAGAACTGGCGGCTTCCAAACCTTCATCCCGCTGAAGTTTAGGAATAAAGATAACCAAATGTCGAACATTGCCGAAACATCGGTAGTGGAAGACCTGCGTAACTACGCCATCGCGCGTATTTATCTGGATAACTTCGACCATATCAAAGCTTATTGGGCAATGATCAGCCGCACTACGGCGCAACTTTCTCTGAATTTTGGTGTTGATGATATTGATGGGACACTGGACGATACCACCAAAATTTACAGCATGGCAGGCGCCGAAGAACAGCACCCGGCCATGAGCACACGCGAACTGGTGGAACTGATCAAGCAAGCCGGCCGCCACCCGATAGAAAGGGATACCTTATATAACGTAGTCACCGATTACAATGAATATGAGTTCCCTAACCAGGCGAAGCCGCAATTTTATAAATTACCGGTGATAAATTAG
- a CDS encoding trans-sulfuration enzyme family protein, whose amino-acid sequence MKIETIAIHAGNKTDDATKAVIQPIVMSTTFEREVDGSYAKGYIYSRAANPNRHLLENVLAQLEGGVEAAAFSSGNAAGMAVFQSLKPGTHIIGPDDMYHGLRNQIKSLFAGILEFDFIDVNDEAVLKAHIKSNTGLIWVETPSNPLLKVTDIKNVIAIARQHDIKVVCDNTFATPIFQQPLSLGADLVMHSSTKYFGGHSDLMGGALITPENNEWWQRIRQVQEMGGAIPSPMDCYYLVRSLKTLPYRMKGHEHNANLLTRFLEKHPNVESVMYPGLASHPQHEVAKSQMLGFGAMFSFCVKGGADEAKKVLSKLKLFTIATSLGGVESLIEHRASVEGPDTKTPHNLLRVSIGLEHIDDLIEDMEQALAF is encoded by the coding sequence ATGAAAATAGAGACCATTGCCATACATGCCGGAAATAAAACCGATGACGCCACAAAAGCGGTGATCCAACCCATCGTCATGTCGACTACGTTTGAACGCGAGGTTGACGGCAGCTATGCCAAAGGTTATATCTACAGTCGCGCTGCTAATCCTAACAGGCATTTGCTGGAAAATGTGCTGGCCCAGTTAGAAGGCGGTGTTGAGGCAGCGGCTTTTTCATCGGGCAACGCGGCTGGTATGGCGGTATTTCAGTCTTTAAAACCCGGTACGCATATTATTGGGCCTGATGATATGTATCATGGTTTGCGCAACCAGATCAAATCATTGTTTGCCGGAATACTTGAGTTTGATTTTATTGATGTGAATGATGAAGCGGTGCTGAAGGCGCACATCAAATCAAATACAGGATTGATCTGGGTAGAAACGCCTTCGAACCCTTTATTAAAGGTAACCGATATTAAAAATGTAATTGCTATTGCCAGGCAGCATGATATTAAAGTAGTGTGCGATAATACATTCGCTACGCCGATATTCCAGCAGCCGTTGAGCTTGGGAGCCGACCTGGTGATGCATTCATCAACCAAATACTTCGGCGGGCATAGCGACCTGATGGGCGGCGCGTTGATCACTCCCGAAAATAATGAATGGTGGCAGCGTATCCGCCAGGTGCAGGAAATGGGCGGCGCTATCCCCTCGCCCATGGATTGTTATTATTTGGTGCGCAGCTTAAAGACTTTGCCTTACCGGATGAAAGGCCATGAGCACAATGCTAACTTGCTAACCCGGTTTTTAGAAAAGCACCCCAATGTAGAAAGCGTGATGTATCCGGGCTTGGCTTCACATCCACAGCATGAGGTTGCTAAATCGCAGATGCTGGGCTTCGGGGCGATGTTCTCGTTCTGTGTAAAAGGCGGTGCTGATGAAGCTAAAAAGGTATTATCCAAACTGAAATTGTTTACCATAGCCACCAGTTTGGGCGGTGTGGAAAGCCTGATAGAACACCGTGCATCGGTTGAAGGGCCGGATACTAAAACACCGCATAATTTATTGCGGGTGTCGATCGGTTTAGAACACATTGATGATTTGATCGAGGATATGGAGCAGGCGCTTGCTTTTTAG